Genomic segment of Gloeocapsa sp. PCC 7428:
ACTATACGCATTACACAATTTACTAGCACCAATATCACTCACCTTTTTAGGTTTAAGAAAATACTTACTCCACAAAGAACTGCCAAATTTGCCAACAGAGTTTACAGATGAAGCTGGAATTTTAATGGCAGATACAGCACATGCGCTGAAAAAACTCGATCAAGTCATCAACTACATGGCAAACTATGATGATTTGACAGGATTACCCAACCGTGATTTATTTCGCGATCGCTTGCAACAAGCAATCGCACAAGCCCAAAATAGTCACCAGATGTTGGCAATCATTCTACTGCGCTTAAATCGCCTCAAAAGGATTAATGATACTTTGGGTTATCACGCGGGTGATGTTCTACTGAGAAATGCGGCGCAAAGGTTTGCAAGTTGCATGAGTGACAATGACATATTGGCACGGCTTGGCAGTAACACGTTCGCAATTGTCCAAACTCACCTGCGCACTGTTGACGACATTGTGACCTTAGCTGAAAAAATCTGCGATGCTTCTGCTAGACCTTTTACGATCGATCAGCAAGAAATTAGTACCGGCGCTAGTTTAGGAATTGCGATCTATCCTAATGACAGCACGAATGTTGAACATCTTGTCAGCTATGCTGATACAGCAATGCATCAAGCACAAAGGCAAGGGTCAAATTACCAGTTTTATTCTGCCGATATCAATAATAGTTTACAAGAACGATTAGCGTTAGAAAATGAACTCTACTACGCGCTTGATCGCGGAGAACTCCTACTGCACTATCAACCGCAAGTTTCCCTGCACAGTGGACGTATTATTGGCGTAGAGACACTAATTCGCTGGCAAAACCCCACACGTGGATTGGTATCTCCAGCGAAATTCATTCCGATTGCTGAAGAAACCGGCTTGATTGTTCCGATTGGCGAATGGGTATTACGTACTGCTTGCGCGCAAAGCCTCGCATGGCAAGCTCAAGGATTTCCGGCATTGAAAATAGCAGTTAATTTATCAGCACGTCAATTCAAGCAACAAAACTTAGTTGAAACCGTAACT
This window contains:
- a CDS encoding bifunctional diguanylate cyclase/phosphodiesterase translates to MVIAFIGTHIPLLSLLIYFVNSTSFGLQLKLRIIVIALVATLIGTALTLYALHNLLAPISLTFLGLRKYLLHKELPNLPTEFTDEAGILMADTAHALKKLDQVINYMANYDDLTGLPNRDLFRDRLQQAIAQAQNSHQMLAIILLRLNRLKRINDTLGYHAGDVLLRNAAQRFASCMSDNDILARLGSNTFAIVQTHLRTVDDIVTLAEKICDASARPFTIDQQEISTGASLGIAIYPNDSTNVEHLVSYADTAMHQAQRQGSNYQFYSADINNSLQERLALENELYYALDRGELLLHYQPQVSLHSGRIIGVETLIRWQNPTRGLVSPAKFIPIAEETGLIVPIGEWVLRTACAQSLAWQAQGFPALKIAVNLSARQFKQQNLVETVTQVLDATGLEPNYLELELTESLMVDNIQQSINIMQQLHNMGIVLSVDDFGTGYSSLNYLKRFPIHTLKIDQSFVRDLVVDSDDAAIVDAIISLAHSLNLSVIAEGVESQAQLDYLQTKGCDEVQGYYFSRPLPANTFTQLLQEGKTLSLAV